Genomic segment of uncultured Methanobrevibacter sp.:
TTGGTTGATGTTGAGGATGATGACTTCTACATTTGTGAATTGGCCATTTGCTCTAATCAAAGGGGAAAAGGTTATGGGACAGAAGCATTGGATCAATTGATTCAACTTGCAAAGGATTTGGATTGCAAAAGAGTGGTTTTGGATGCGGACTTTAGAAATGATGGTGCATTCAGGTTATACAGTTCCAAAGGATTTAAAATATTCAATAGAAAATCATTTGGTGTTCCTGGTAAAAAAAGAGGGATGCGGAATATGGAGCTAATTCTCAAATAGCTATTTGGCTATTATTTTTTTATTTTTTAATTTTATTCGTAATTATTCAAACTAATTATTCTTTCATAAAAAAAGAAGATGATTATTGAAAGAATTATTTTCTCCTTCTTTCAAATTCTTCTAGAATTTCATCAAATTCCACTCTTTTGTATGCTAAAAGGAGCAATGTATGAAATATTAAGTCAACAGATTCATAAACTAAATTCTCATCATTTTTAGAAGCGATGAGAGTTTCTCCACACTCTTCAGCTATTTTTTCAAGGATCTTGTCCTCTGCCTTTTTATCGCTGTTTTTCATAATATTGGAGGTGTATGAGTCTATTGGGTTGTCTCTACGACTTTCCAATACTTCATAAACATCTCTTAAAATCTTGTCATCTACCATCAATTCACTTCCAATATGATTAGTGTTTTTGTTGTGTATTTTTAATTGTTTCAGTTAGTGCAATCAATGGATGTTGATCGTCATCAATGATGGTTATGTCATTAAATGAATTTAATCCTTGCTTTTCAGCGGTTTTTTCCATACCTAACTTAATGTCCTTATGAAAATCCACGACATAGGAATCAATCTTATCCAATCCTAATTTTACAGAAGCCACTGCTCTGTGGTGTCCGTCCACTAAAATGTATCTTTCTCCACTTTTCACTACAATGGTTGGTTCAGCCAATCCTTTTTCAAGTTCATAGGTTCTTCCTTGCAATTCATCAGCGTAAACCCTATCCTGTGTAGGTCTAATTTTCTCTACAGGGACTTGCTCTCTTGTCAATGTTGTTTCAATGTCATAGAGCTTTTCCATGGTTTCCTTAAATGCATTGACTTTAGTTGGAGTTGACCTTTCAATATGTGACCTTACAATATCTGTGTTGGTCATGATTCCTTTTACATGTCTTTCCTTATCAACGACTGGAAGTCTTGAAATACCATGTCTGAACATAACTCTTGATGCATCGTTAATATGCATATCCTCTCTTGCAACGATTACATCTGTAGACATTATTCCGCTTACTTGATCAGTTACCCAATCCTTTAGCAATAAGTCGTAAGCGGTAATTATTCCAACGATTTGTCCGCTTTCATCAACAACAGGATAACCGTCGTGCTTTGTTTGTTTCATTAATTTAATAACATCATTATTGAGAGTATCATATTTTACTGTAAATACGTCTTTTGTCATATAGTCTCTTACTGTTGCCTTTTCTGTATCCATATTCACCCTCCTATATTGTAATTAAATTTTGATAATATAAAGAAAAAATTGAAGAATGTTTATTCTTCAAGCAATTCTTTTAAGATGTTTACAGTTTCTCTTGGGTCAGCTTTTCCTTTGGTTAATCTCATTACTTGACCCATCAAGAAGTTCAATGCACCTTTTTCACCATTGTGGTAATCATCTACAGCTTTAGGGTTTTCTTCAACTGCTTGTTTAGCTGCAGCTTGAACTTCATCATCTTTAACTACACCAATCAATCCTAACTCTTCAGCTATTTGTTTTGGAGTTTGCTTGTTGTTTGGCATTTGTTCAATGATTCTTTGACCTGCTTTGGTAGTGATTTCCTTATTCAATAGCATATTCAAGAATTCAATCAAGTCATCTGCCAAGATTCCACTTTCTGCAAAGTCAAGTTTATTGTAAGTCAATACCCTTTTAAGTTCGTCTCTCATCCATTTAGCTGCGAATTTAGGGTCAACTTCTTTAGCCACTTCTTCGTAGCATTGAGCCAAATCAAGTTCTGAGGTAAGCACTTTTGCAGATTCCTCATCGATTCCATATTCACTAACGAATCTTTTCACTTTGTTGTGTGGTGCTTCAGGCATCACATCAAGAACCTTGTTGATTTGGTCGTCACTGATTTTCATTGGTGGCAAATCAGGATCTGGGATGAATCTGTAGTCATCTGCATTTTCCTTATCTCTCATTGAAACGGTAATCATTTGTGATTCTAAGAAAGCTCTGGTTTCCTGTTTGACTTCACGACCTCTTTTTAAGAGGTTTTTCTGTCTGATCACTTCAAAGTTCAAAGCTTTGTATGCACCTTTAATGGAGTTGATGTTTTTCATTTCCACTCTGTTTCCACCATTGATTGAAACGTTTACATCTGCTCTCATGGTACCTTCTCCACGAGCTCCTCCACTGTATTCCAATACTCTGATAAGCTCTTTCAAGAAGTTACGTGCTTCTTCCGGTGAGTGCATATCAGGTTCAGTTACAATCTCGATAAGTGGAATTCCAGAACGGTTGAAGTCTACAATACCTCTATCCGGTTTGTATTGTCCAGGATCCTCTTCCATGTGAATTTCTCTGATTCTTACACCATTCAATTCACCTTCGTAACCTATAGGAACAGAAGTTTTCTGATATCCGCAAGGCAAGTCAGGATAATCGTAGTGTTTTCTCATGAAATAAGTAAAGTTTTTATCAATTTTACAGTTAAGCATCAATGAAATCATTAAAGCGTTTTCAATTGCTTTTTCATTGGTTGGAAATGGTTTAGCACCTGGTTGGTTTAAACATACTGGGCAAACGTTGGTGTTTGCTGGTGCTTCTTGATAGTTTGTTGGACAGTTACAGAATAACTTTGAATCGGTTTCAAGTTGTACGTGAATCTCAAGTCCACACATCATATTTACGTCTATATTAATCCCTCCAAGGATTTTTAAATATTATGTTAATTGTTTTTTTAATTAAATAAGAATAAGTAGTTAATAGAAATAAGCAGTTAACTTAATAAAAGTTATTTAAAAGTTATGTTAATTAACTATAAATTCATATTATGTTAATTTATGTACTATTATATTTATAAAGATTTTCTTTATATAAAATATTATAATAAAAATTAGATTTTAAAAGTATTAAAAATAAGAATTATATAATTTGTTTATTATTTAAATTTATTTTTCAAGGAATCCTTAATGTATCTTTTTATGTATTGATCCAATTCTGGGTTGATTTCACTTTTTTCAGGACCTAATTTGCTTTTATCTGTAAATGTTCCCTTGAGAGTTCTTCCAGTCCATTTAACTTCTTCTTCAACTCTTTTACCATATTTGGTTCCAAACATTTTAAAGAGTGGGAACTTAGTGATTCCATTAGCTCCACTTAAGATAAGGATTCCTATATTCGCTAAGTTGTCAGTCCATGTTCCACAGATGATTTCCAAATCCGGAAATTCAAGTCTTATTGTAGAGACTACTTTAGCGTAGTATAATGATGCCGGTTGGGAACTGTTTACATACTCAGTTTCTGGATGAGGATTTAAGGAATAAAAGATCACTCTATCTATTTTATGTTCTCTGATGTAGTCCTTAAGGTATTCTATATCTTCAAAGCTTTCTCCAAGGCCTAAAATTATTGTAATTGCTTTTTTGAATCCTAAATCGCCTGCCTTATCCAACATATCACCGATTTGGTCCAATGGCTTGCTTGGGCAAACGGTCTTTTGAAATTCTGGATTTGCAGCTTCAACAGCACCAGTGATTCCTTTTATCTCAGAGCCATATTCCTCCAATTCAGAAGTGATTCCAGTGTTTAGCCAAACACCATCTCCAGTGATCGTGTGTATGTTTTCAGCTATTGACTTGATTTCTGCAGTTGTGAATGATTTATATCCTCCAGATAGGAATTCTATATTCCAGCCAAGCCTGCTGCACATTTCAGCTTCTGCCAATATATTGTTCACTCTGCGCTTTGCTTTAGTCGGATCCTTGATTTTGTTTTTTTGAGTGCTCATATAGCAGAATTTGCAGTCTCCCTTATCACACCACCATGATAAAAAAACAGCTCTTTCTAAGCTTATTTCATTATATCCCTTTTTTAAGCTAAGATTATTTGCTTTGGTGATCAATTCAAGTGTTTTAATGCTGTTTATATCATTCATGGTTTCGCCTTTTCTTTTTTGCTTTTGTATTTCTTGTTTGTCCTTCTTGTCTTTAATATTTATATTTATTCTTATATATTAAATTTATATATTAAAATTTGTAAATAATGAATATGGTAAGGAATATAATATTTTTCTAGATTATTTTTATAGAAACATTTATATACTATGTTAATCAACATAATATTACTGTATTATTCAGTATGTATTTTTTAAAACTATGATTTGCAAGCATGGGTTGTTTTGCCGTCGTAGCTCAGTAGGTAGAGCGTTCGGCTGTTAACCGATTGGTCACAGGTTCGAGCCCTGTCGACGGCGCTTATGGGCCCATAGCTTAGCCAGGTAGAGCGCTCGGCTCATAACCGGGATGTCATGGGTTCGAATCCCATTGGGCCCATTGTATAATCTAGTTTTATTGCATTCGTATTTTTTGCTCCGATGGTGTAGTCCGGCCAATCATTTCGGCCTTTCGAGCCGAAGACTCGGGTTCGAATCCCGGTCGGAGCATTTTTTATATTTGAAAGATATTTGGGAATCTCCTTCCCTCTCTTAGTAGCGGGGGTGTCCGAGCGGCCAAAGGAGACAGGCTTAGGACCTGTTGACGCAGGTCTACCAGGGTTCGAATCCCTGCTCCCGCATATTCTTTAATTTTTTTAGTTTTTATTCCTATTATGGTATTCGTTTGCCGGGGTAGGGTAGGCGGTCATCCTACGGGACTGTGGATCCTGTGACTCGGGTTCAAATCTCGGCCCCGGCCCCATTTTTAAACTTTTTTATTATTTTAACTCTTTTTAAACTACTTTTTCATTGATTATTTTACTTGTTAAAAAGTTTATTTGTTCCAATTTATTTCGTATATTACTTTTCAAATGCTCTAACTGCTTTTATTTATATCTAAAGAAATAAACTAAATATAATTAGGTTACATTTTAATTAGATTTCATTTTAATTAGATAATATTTTAATTAGATTAGATTTTAATTAGATTACATTTTAATTAGATTATAATTAATTTAGGTTACATTTTTAAGTGGGTTTTAATATGGCTAAAAAAGGTTCAGCTGAGGAAAGAGATTTAGTTCATAAATTATGGGATAGGGATTTTGCAGCTATGAGAGCTCCAGCATCTGGTGGTGCTACTAAAAAGCCATTGCCTGATGTTATAGCAGGAAATGGTAAAATTTACTTAGCTATTGAAGTGAAGACAACTACTAAAGATAAGATATATGTTGATCATCCTCAAATTGATGCTTTAATTGAGTTTTCAGAGATTTTTGGTGCAGATCCATACCTTGGTGTTAAATTTAAATATACAAAATGGTTTTTCTTATCTCCTGATTTAATTGAGAAAACTAGAAATGGTAATTATAAGGTAGAAAAGAACTACTGTTTGGAAAAGGCATATGAGATTGATGAAATCTGTGGCTTTGACAAGCAAGTCAAATTTTAATATTCATTAAACATTCTATTCTCATTTTTCTCTTTTTCATTTTTCTATTTTCATTATTTCAAAAATTCTTATTTTATTTTTTTATTTCATCAATAAGTTTATATATTATTAAAACATACTTTATAATACTGTATTATTATTTATGCCAAGATAGCTTAGAGGCGAAGCGGTTGGCTGCAGACCAATTACACGGGAGTTCAAATCTCTCTCTTGGCTTTAGGTTAACATATTGCATATGTTAATCTATTAAGTATGGGGTTATGGTGTAACCTGGCATCATCTGGGACTCCAGTTGTCTTTGAAGAAATACGCGTAGTCTGATGATCAGTATACATTGGTTATGTGATGACCAATTGGAGTACTGAGGCAAGAGAAATCCTAGGATCGGGGTTCAAATCCCTGTGACCCCATTTTTACTTAATTTTACTATTTTTATAAACTATTTTTACTTAATTTTTTACTATTTTTAATAAACTATTTTTATAAACTATTTTTACTTAGATTTTTTCAGTTTTAAGATATTTTATAGTCTATTTTAGGTAATTTTTTCATTATTTTTTATTCTTTTTCTTATTTTTCAGTGTATTTTAGGTAAGTTTATTTACTATTTCTTAAAGAATATCTAATAGATTTTAAATTAATTTTTTAAGTGATATTATGGATAAAATCAATAATGTTTATTGTATTGAAGGAGTTATGGCCGATTCCAATTCCTATTTGATTGATAGCACCGATTCTGATTCTGAATATAATTACATTTTAGTGGATGCTGGAACCGGACAGAGCAATTCAAACTTATTTTCAAAAATCAAGGAGATAGGCATTGAGCCTGAGGATATAGAATTGATTGTAAACACTCATTGCCACTACGACCATGTTGGTGGAAATGACTTTTTCCCAAATGCAAAAATAGCTATTCATAAGATTGATGCTATTGCACTCAGAGATCCTGAAAGCGAATTGACCGTTTCCTCATTGTTCGGTTCAATTGTCAGAAGGCATGATGTGGATATTGAACTTGAAGAAGGGGATAAAATAGCTAATTTTGAAGTTATAAACACTCCTGGGCATACAAAAGGTGGGATATCATTGTATGATGGTGAGATTCTCATAAGTGGAGATACCATTTTTGCAAATGGTGGAGTAGGCCGTATGGATATTGGTGGAGACCCTAATGACATGAGGGAGTCATTAATGCGTTTAAAGGAGTTGGATGTTGAATATTTGCTTCCAGGACATGGTCCTTGGGTAAAAAATGGAAATCAGCATATTGAAATGTCTTGCATGATGATGGGAATAAGATAATAATTATTTTATTCCTTTTTTATTGAAAAAATAATTAGTTTTAATATTTACGAATGAATAGTTCATTCATAAAAAAATAGTGGGATTGGGGATTTAAAATCCGAATAATCCTCCAGCGCCCATAAATTTCTTTTCAGCTTTTTCAAAGGCATTCCTTTTTACAAGAATTGAAATCTTATCTCCGTTGCTTAATATGTCATCCGGTTGAGGAATTTCCAATTCGTGATTGTCATTATTCTTAGAAATGATAATGTAATCCTTGGTAGGAGAGAATTCAGAAACTTTCTTTCCAAAAACCTTTGGATTTTTAATGGTCATATCTAAAATCTCTGCATTACCTGCACCAAATGCCATTAAGTCAGCTACATTTGGTCTAGTAATAACTTTCTCGAGGAATCCTGCTGCAGTTCTTTCAGGACTGATTACCTTATCAATTCCAACTTTCTTAAATGCCTCTTCGTGGTCAGGGTTACTTACTCTTGCAATGATTTTTCCATCAGTGTATTCCTTGACAAGAATACAGGATAATAAGTTTGATTCATCATTACCGGTAGTTGCTACAAAAACATCTGCCTCTTCAATATTCGCTTCTTCCAATGTTTTTGTATCGGTTCCATTACCACAAATGACCATTGCATCCAATTCCTCTGAAGCATGATCACATAAGTCATCATTGCTTTCAATAATTGTTACATCATAACCATGAATGATTAAACGGTCTGCAAGGGAAAGCCCTACACGACCTCCGCCCATAATCACAATATACATAACAAACACCTAAAAACTTTTTTTACGAATAAAAAATTCTATATTTTCTATAATCATTAATTTATAATATAAAATATTTGTAATTATAATTTGTTGTAATTTTCAAAAATTTTTATGAAAATTAACATATTGTTTTAATATCTAAATTTATATTTATAAATCTTTCGTAAAGTTAGTTTTTATTTATTAAAACAATAAAAAATAGCATTTTTTAGGCGATATTTCAACGAATTTTTTAGGGAATAGAATGGTTTTTTATTCAATTGATCCATTTCTCTTTCTGTTCTTAATTCTTCTCTTTGGATTTATTAATCCGCTGATGGTTCTAAAGACCACTAAGACAGGAATGATTTCTAATCTGCCAATCCACATTAAGAAAATCAAGGTCAGTTTCACTGGCATTGGCAATCCACCAAATACAATTCCAGTACTCAATCCGTTATTGCTTTGAATGGAAATAACGTCAAATAATGCTGTAAATGGATCATATCCATAGAGAGTCATTATTATCCACCCACATACCAAGAACATTAGGAATATCACTATATATGCAGATGCCTCTTTTATCTCCCTTTCATTGATTTTCTTTCCTCCAATTCTTGTACTGACTACTCTCCCTTCTGGTGAAACAAGGTTGGTGATAGTTAAGTTCATTCCTTTAAGTACGGTAATTACCCTAATAAGCTTTAAACCACCTCCAGTAGATCCAGAAGAACCACCAATAAGCATTAAAACCATTAAAACAATAAGTGAAGCGCTGCTCCATCTTGCAAGTTCATAAGGAGGAACTACATTTGCACCGGTAGTTGTGATTGCAGAAACAATGGTGAACAATTCCTCGATAGGCACCATTTTATTTGTAACTAAAATGAATGCGCTTGCAATAAGAATCAAGCAAATAAGCAATTGGAATTGCACATCCTTTAAGACAGATTTTCCTTTAGTCTTGACAATCTTATAGTGGATGGAGAAGCTTGTTGCGCCTAAAATCATTAAAGCCATAGTGATTATGTAAACCAAGCTGTTTTGATAGAATCCTACATTTGCGTTTTTAATTGACATTCCTCCAGTGGAAATGCTGGTAAATGTAAGATTTATTGCATCGAATATTGGAAGTCCTGCCAAAATAAAGAGGATTATTCCTGCAGCGGTGTAAATCAAGTAAATTTCCAAAGCTTTTCTTAAGGTATTTGCAATGTTCGGCTTGATCTTTTCCTCTCTTGCCTCTGATTTGTATAATCTTGATGCAGCAGTACCTGCTCTGATTAGAATTCCGATAAATATGATTACAATTCCCAATCCGCCTATCCATTGTTCCAAACTTCTCAAGAATAAGATGGATTTAGGTAAAATTTCAACGTTTACAAAAAAAGTCATTCCACTACCTGTCCATGCAGACATGTTTTCAAAAAGCGCATCGACAAAGGGGATATCTAATGAAAGGGTCATGATTGAAGCTCCAATCATTGAAGCCCATAGCCATGCAAAGGAAGATATCAGCATTCCATGTTTCAGTCTAAGCTTGTTGTAATTCTTGAATTTTTTAGTAAAAGCAGTTCCTAAAAGGAATGAAATAAAACAAGGAATGAAAAAGGCGCTAACTTTAATGTACTCTCCGTAGATTAATGCAACTAGAATAGGGGCTAATAAAACGATACCTAATCCTTGCATTATGTATCCTAAATAATGGAGCACTACCAATAAATCAGCTTTAGAAATATATTTCCTTTTCATACAAATATTGATTATACTTTTGTATATTTAAATATTATTATAGGTTAGTTTTTATATATTCAAACTATGCTAGGTTAAGATATGTTTTGGGGCTTATTTTTGTTTTGTTAGTTTTTATATATTCAAACTATACTAAGTTAAATATATAATTTTAAATAAAAGATTTATTAAATATTTTATTATTGAGATAATTTTTTTCATTGAATAACATGATTTTTTTTAAAATCATCTCACTTATTAGAAAACAGTAGCTGATAAAATGAAAAACAAGAAAGTCCTTATATTCTTATTATTTGGTTTGGTGATAATGGTTGTTATGCTGTACTTCATTGGTATAGATGAGGTCATTGAAGCACTTAAACTATCTAATTTATGGCTTGTCTTATTAGCTATTGTTATACAGATCTTTACTTATTTTTTATACACATGGAGATGGAATATCATCAACAAGACAGCTAATATGGATTTGGGAATAAAAAAATCACTCCCTATGGTTTTAGTTAGTTTGGCGGTAAACAACATCACTCCAAGCGGTCGTGGTGGTGGAGAACCTGTAAGGGCTTATCTTTTGGCAAAAGAGGGGCATTTTAAATTTGAAGACACTTTTGCTACTGTTATTGCAGATAGGGCTTTAGACACATTTCCATTTGTCATACTCGCTATCTTAACAATTATAGGAATAATCTTAACTTTTTCATTGGATATTAAATTGATTGCTTTTTTAGTGATTTGTGTCACTCTAATCACTGCAGCGGTTATTCTATTGATTTATGTTTGCATCAATGAGGCTTTTGGAGTAAAGCTCACTTCATGGATCATTAAAATCGTTCGCAGATTATATAAGAAATTCAATGAAGGTACTGAGCAAAGAATTATTGAGGCAGTTAAAGTCTTCCAAGCTAGAATGAATGCATTGCTTAGAGATAGAACCATCTTATATCATGCTCTCCCATTATCCTTTGTCATTTGGATTTTTGAAATATTGAGGGTTTATGTAGTCTTTTTAGCGTTTGGTGCCAATGTCAGTCCAATCATCATTGGTGAAGTCTTTATTTTAGCATCATTTGTAGGTATGATACCACTTCTTCCTGGTGGTCTCGGTGCAGTAGATGGTATAATGATTCTCTTCTATGCAACCGCAGGTATTACCGCTTCCATAAGTGCAGCGGCAACTGTTGTTGAAAGACTGATTTCATTTTGGATGACAACATTTGTAGGATTGATATTCCTTACAATGTTTGGAACAAGTGTTTTAGATAAGGCATTTGCACTTGCTGGATCGAATAAGGATGATGAAAAAGATACGAAATCCATTGAAGAATCATCTGAGGAAAATGAGATAATTGATGATGCTGATTCTAATGAAGATAAAGCTCATCTTGAAGTCTTGGAAGGTGAAGAATCAGAGGAAGAAGCTGTTCTTGAAGTTTTGGACGATAAAGAAAAAGAAGTTTTAGAAGAAAAAGTTCAAAACTAAAAATCAATTTAATAAAAAAAGTTTTTAGAGCTAAATATTAGCTCTATTTTTTAATAATTTTACTATTTTTTAAAAGTTTAATTAGGGATTACAGTAACATTATTCTCATAAGTGCATCCTTGATATTTTCCATCACCTGCATATGTAAAATCACCATACCAGTTCTCATTAGGTGCATCCTGCAGATATTCGGCATTTTCAATAAAGAATTCACCGTTTTCATCCGTTTGTGCGGCCACCAATGTTCCCATTTGATATCCTGGCTTATGATATGTAATTGTTTTATTTGCTACTGCTTGACCATAGGAATCAATCAATGCTCCCTTAAATGATCCCCCTTCTTCAATTTCAGTAGCATTCACTATCATGAATGTAGCCACATCATTGTTGAACTGGAACCAAAAGACACCAGCGCATATTGCAAATGCAACCAGTAGAATTAAAAAATAATAGCTTTGTTTTTCCATTTAGACACCTTAATTTTAGTTTTAACATTATAATTAAATTATAATCAATTACTATATTAGAAAATATTTTAAATAAAGTTTACTTTTTATTTAAGAAATGTTTGCAATCAAATAGGAAACTTTATTTTAATGAATTAATATATATTTAATTATTAGTATAAATTAGATAACTTAATTTTTTTAAATTAATCTCGAGATTTTAATTTATTCTAATTCAATATTTAAATATTTAAATGGTGAAAAAATGGAAATTAACGGTGTAGAAATTAAAGATACTTACGCAGAAGGTTTCGGAATTAAAGTAACTAGAATCTTAGTAACTGCAGCAACTCCAAGACTTGCAAAAATCGCAGCAACTGAAGCAACCGGTTACGGAACTTCTGTAATTGGATGTCCTGCTGAAGCAGGTATTGACTGTTTTGTACCAGCTGAATGTACTCCTGACGGAAGACCTGGTTACGCAATCATGATTTGTCAAGGTGGTAAAAAAGCACTCGATCACGAATTAATGGAAAGAATCGGTATGTGTGTATTAACCGCTCCTACTGCAGCTGCATTCAACTTACTTGAATCTGAAGAAACCTTAAAAACCGGTAACAAACTCAAATTCTTCGGTGACGGTTACGAAAAAGAATGCTGCATTGACGGCAGAAAAATACACTCCATTCCAATCATGTCTGGTGACTTCTTAGTAGAATCCGAATTCGGTTACAAAGATGGTGTAGCTGGAGGAAACTTCTTCATTTTAGCTAAAGATGTAATGGCTGGAGTAAAAGCAGCACAATTAGCTGTAAAAGCAATTTCCCACGTACCTGGTACTATTACCCCATTCCCTGGTGGTATGGTTGCTTCCGGTTCCAAAGTAGGTTCCAACAAATATTCCAAATTCTTAAATGCATCCACTAACGAAAAAATGTGTGTAACCTTAAAAGACCAAGTAGACTCTGACATCAGACCAGATGCAGACGGTGTATTTGAAATCGTTATTGACGGTGTAGATGAAGAATCTGTAAAAGCAGCTATGAAAGCTGGTATTATGGCAGCTTGTACTGTTGATGGTGTACTTGAAATTAGTGCAGGTAACTTCGACGGTAAGTTAGGTGCTTACATCATGAAATTACACGAATTATTCGAATAATTCTGTAATTTATTAAAATTTAATTTAATTAGTACATTAGCTTAAGATGATGTATTAATATTTTGAGATAATTTTATTATCTCTTCTTTTTTTATTTTTTTATTTTTTTTATCCTGTCTATGTTATCTATTTTTTAACGAAATTTTTTGAAATTGCATTATAATTATTGGGTAGAGGAATGTCTGAATGAAGGAATATTTACTGGAGACAAAAAGCATTGATTATATGAATCCACATATTCAAGAAAAGGTTCAAAAATTAAAAGATCAATCATGTGATGATGCAGATTATATTAAAAGAGCTTTTATCTTTGTCAGAGATGAAATTCCACACTCATGGGATATACAAACAAATATAGTTTCAAGGACAGCCAGTGATGCATTAATAAATAAGACAGGTATATGCTGGGCAAAATCATGTCTTCTTGCAGCACTTCTTAGAGCAAATGGAATTCCATCCGGAAT
This window contains:
- the fhcD gene encoding formylmethanofuran--tetrahydromethanopterin N-formyltransferase, with the protein product MEINGVEIKDTYAEGFGIKVTRILVTAATPRLAKIAATEATGYGTSVIGCPAEAGIDCFVPAECTPDGRPGYAIMICQGGKKALDHELMERIGMCVLTAPTAAAFNLLESEETLKTGNKLKFFGDGYEKECCIDGRKIHSIPIMSGDFLVESEFGYKDGVAGGNFFILAKDVMAGVKAAQLAVKAISHVPGTITPFPGGMVASGSKVGSNKYSKFLNASTNEKMCVTLKDQVDSDIRPDADGVFEIVIDGVDEESVKAAMKAGIMAACTVDGVLEISAGNFDGKLGAYIMKLHELFE